CCACGTTCGCGCAGAACTGAAAAAGCCGCTTCAAACCGAACCCGCAAATGGGAAGGCGCACTTTGCGCGCGTTTCAGCCCATGCTTTAAATGGTGAGGTAAAATCAGAAAGGCTTCAGCGAGACTTGCGGCCAACGCCGCGAGCAACACCACGGGCAGAACCTGCAACACTGCACCCAACTCGCCAACAAGAAAGGACAGCGGGGCGAAGACGGCAACTGTGGTGAGAAAGGATGAAGCGACGCCGGGAGCCACTGCCATCACGCCGCGCACCACGCTCGACAGCGTCACCCCTTCTTTTTCGGCCTCAACCGCAATCGAGTCCGAAATCACGATCGAGTCGTCCATCACGATGCCGATCGCCATCAACAACCCCACCAGCGTCATCATATTTAGAGATAAATCGAGTAGGGCCATGACCGCGAATGCGCCGAGAATAGCCACGGGCAATCCCATTGCCGCCCAGATCGCAAAGCCGGGACGGAAGAACATACTCATCACCGCCACGACCAGCACAAGCCCCATCACACCATTCTTGACCAGCATGAACAAACGATCGCGAACGATCGAGGTTACATCCTGAACCACCTCTAACCGTAACGTAGGCGGCAATTTGGCATTCTCAGCACCGACCAAATCACTCAAACTATCCAAGGCGCGCAAAGCATCCGCATCCAGGGATTTGTGCACCTCCAGCAACACCGCACGACGACCATTTAAAAAGACACGCTCTTCATCAGGAGAAAACGCCTCGGTGATGGTGGCAATTTCTCCCAAAGTTAGCGTGGCGCCCTCGGCCAGGGTCAACACCGGCAACCGTTCGAGGCGTGACACGCTGCGCCGTTCCTCGGTGAATCGTAACCGCAGATCGACCGATGGCGTTTCCAGTGTCCCCGCAGGCAGATCCAGGCTTTGCGCCCCAATCGTCGCAGCAAGGCCAGAGGCGGTCAGACCATGTTGCAACAGCACCGCGCGCGGCACTTCGATACGAATTTGACGCGTGCCAAACCCTGACATCACCACCCGCGCAACATCAGGTAAGTCGGCGACGCGGTCCTGTAGATCTGCGGCATACCGTTCTAGGGCAGGTGCAGGCAAATCCCCAGCGATGGCGATTGAGGCGACGATGTCGGTGCGATGTAATTCACGCACGATGGGCAGATCGGCATCATCGGGAAAATCGTCAATTGCGGAGACTTCTGTGCGGATATCGTTGACGAAACGCAGCGCATCCGCGCCCTGTTCCATGGTCGCCACCGCGCGCGCCACGTTATCCTGTGCGCTACAGACCAGCTCTTCCAGTCCCTCGACCGGTTGCACAGCATCCCAAATAGGACGGCAAATTGCGTCTTCCACATCGCTTGCTGCCGCCCCCCGGTAGGTGATGGTTATTTCGGTCTCGACGGGGCGGAAATCGGGAAAGGTCTCGCGTTTGAGGCCAGGTGCGGCCATAACCCCAGCCGCGAGAAACAACACCAGCAAAAGGTTAGCTGCGGTCGGGTGCCCGGCGAACCAGCGTATCACGGTCGCGCCTCCAGTGGAGCCAGAGACATACCGGGAATGGCGGGGGCTAGGTCATCCAGAACCAGCGCCTCTCCTTGGACCAACCCATTGCTGATCACCGCACGCCCCTGTTGCCTGAAGGCCACCGTTACAGGGCGAATTTCCAAGCGGCCATGAACATCACGCACATAGACCGTGTCGCCATGATGCACCGCCGCTTCCGGTACGACCACCTGCGGCCCCAACGTCATGCCGGTCAGCTTCACCTCTAAGTACATATTGGGGACCAAAGGAAGACGGTCAGGCAGGCTGGCGCCTGCGTAGGGGTTTTCCACACTCACCACCACCTGAACGGATCGCGCCCGCGGATCGAGGGCGCCCTCGATCCGGCTGACTTTCCCCTGCCACACCTGGTTGGGATTTGAGACGAGGCGGACTTCCGCTTCAAACTGCGCCGCAGGGCCTTCACGCAATGCAACCATTCCCGTCTTATTGCCGTCGTGACTTGCACCGATGAGACGAAGGAACGCATCAAAGGGCACCTGCGCGACAACTTCAGCCCGATCGACGCTATCGCCAGTAACGAGTCGCTGGCCGGTATTCACATACTGGAATCGTTCAGTCTCTATTGTCCTTACCCGTAGATCGAACGGCGCGATGATCGCGGTATTAGCCAAATCACGCTGAGAGCGGGCCAATCCGGCCCTAGTCCGTGCAACTTGCGCTGCAATGCCCTCGCGACGTGCTGGTATTAAAGCCAATGTATTTTGCAATTCCGCTACCGTTCGGCGGATCTGCAGGGTCATGCGCTCTTGTTCATCGCCACGAACTTGCGGGGACGTACCTTGCGCGACCAATTTATGGGTTCGGGCCAGGTCTTTTTCCGACAACTTCAGGCGGGCCTGTTCAAGAGCCAGCACACTACGCGTATTTGCTTCCTCGATGTCGAGTTGCCCTGCCTCCGCAGTAAGGACCGCGAGATCGGCAGCCGCCTGACGGATGGACAACTCATAATCGGCCGGATCAATTTCCAGCACCTTTGTTCCCGCAGCGATCAACCGCCCGGTCTCCAAATCGGGATGACGATATATAATGCGCCCATTCACTTCGCTTACCGAAGCCCAGGTTTCCGCTGCTCGGGCGTTACCCCAACCAATTGCAATCGGTCTGACATATTCGGAAACGGCTGTTGCGATGCGCACCGGGATGGAGGGCGTCACAGTCTCCGTACGCCCCGGTTCCGGTGCAAACAAAATAAAATATGCTGCTATCGCAACACCTGCCGCGATCGGCGGCAGAAACCAGAGAACCCTGCGCATCAGCCGTGAGTTCTCTCCATGGAATTTTTGCATCGTCAAAAAACCTTCTGTATCGCACGGTGAAAATCCGCCGCACAAACTTCAGGAGGGTACGCACCCATTTTCAATCAAGGCTGAAAGCCCTCATCTTCCTGACGCAGCAGATTTATTTGAAACTATCGAGTTGCAGATCAAGCAACCTTTTCCCTTCGGCCACTAAATCAAACCCCCGTGCATTGAGCGACCATCGCATAACAAGCCCCTGTATCAGGGCCAAAATAAGATAGGCGGCATCATCGGCATCAAGTGTTTGACGGAATCGGCCTGAGGCAATTTCAGCCTCGATCAGCTTGGCAAAATGGCGTTGTCGGCTGGCCATTAACGCGGCAAAGAAGGCCCGCAACTTTTCATTTTCAGAATGAAGTTCGCGCGAAAATAAAATCGCGTGGATTGCCGGGGTCTTCTCCAAAAAACCCAAATGCCCGAGCACAAGTTTCCTCAATTTACCGGCTGGGATGGTTTCCTCTTTCTCGCTCGCACCTACTTTTTTACCCATCATTGCGCTAATGCGCTGAGCGACAGCCCACCAGATATCACCCTTCGTCGGGAAATGCCGGAAAATGCCGGGTTGAGAAATTCCAACTTCCTTAGCAATCCGTTCCGTGGTGATTCGGTCCGGTCCGATATCACCAGCCAATCGGATGGCGACATCTACAATCTCAGCTTTGCGTTCATCAGCACTTTTTCTGGTGCGAACTGTGGTCATTTAAATCATCCCATTATCCAAGCCTTGCGGGTAAAGAAGGCGATGGACAACCATACCACGGTCCGCAAACTCATGGCACCGACAGTACGTGCTTCAAAGTCTCCGCCCGCTAAAATATGGAAGCCAAAGGCGATAAACACGATCACCGTCGTCGCAGCGAGTAGCCAAGATAACTTCACCGCCCAACCACGCCCCCAAAAGAGGCCCGCGCCAGCGAGGACATAAACAAACCCAGCGAAAAAATTAAACCACAGGACGAAGGGCACATAAGCGCCTGCCGCAGCCCTCGCAGGACCATCAAAAAACAACACGGCGCCACCGGACTTAATCGTTAAAAGCCCAAACAACACAGCAACGATTGAGGCGACAACGGCCACCCACGGTCTTGACGGTGTTATCCCTTGCATGATGTCACCTTTGTTTGGCATCTAATCGGTACGCGGCATGGCAAGCCGTACAATTGAGCAACAATTCGCTCACTTTAGTGAGAATGATCTGTTCATCGCCCATGTCTTGCGCTTCTAAGGCGAGCGCATCGAAGGCCTGGTGGGTCTTCATCCCCAGGGATTTGAATTCAAGCGGCAATTTGCTCATCAAGGCGACCGGAACATCTTGCGCATTGGCCATGCCAACCGCATGCGCACTGTCCGATATTACGGCCATGTCCTTTGCGGCAAGCCCTGAGGTGATCGATTGCACACTTTCGAGAAATCCACGCATTTCGGCGAGAAGCATATCCCGCTCACCTGCGGATAGATTTATGGTCATTCGTCCATCATCGTGAGACGTTACATCGCCACGGATAACAAACACGTAGGCTAAGGCCACAACGGCTAAGCCCAACAGAGCCGTAGTTCCCCAACATAATTTGCACGTTCTTTTCATGTCATCTGCTTCCAAACCCTAGCTAAATCGTAAGATAGCGATTAATCACTAACATAATAAATTTGTTCGTCAACTACATTAAAGTTTAGCTCTTCGTTATAAGGTGGTGGGGCGCCCCCCTGCCAAAAACACAGTGCGCAAGGTAAGTGCCCTCTCTGCAGTGAAGGGCCGTCAGTCACAAGAATTTGCCTTGAACTTAGTTTTCAACGCTCAAAGTCACACCTTCGGAGTTGCGGTATTTACCCCCGCCAAGCGACACAAACGTTACGCAACTCTTTGTGAGATGCGAACCGCGAACCAAATCCATACAGAGGCCATCTTGGCCGTAACGCCATTTTCCTGACCCGGACAAGATCGGCGAGTTTATCGTCACTGCGCCATCCTGATGATAGATAACCCGGACCGCCATCCCCATGCGTCTTCCCACAAGCGTTTTGCCGATGATCTCTTGATCAATTTGTGCTTTCGAGAGCAGCTCCTCGGAACGGGCTGTCGCGGAAGAGACGGCAAGCCAAAAGAAACTACAAACCATAAGGGGGCGAAGTGGCGACATGAAGATCTCCAAATTTATCTTGTAACCATGCTCACAGTTGTCGGTGTTCCAAACCGCTATCCAACACGCGGCGCATATGGAACGTGCGCACAAATGAGCGCACAGGGCCTAGGAAGAAACAATTTTCCACTGACCATCTGGCTGCCGACATGCTTTGCCGTAGGCTTGCTCCGTCTTTCCACCGACGGTGATTTCTTGCTGAAACTCACGGCAAACCTGTCCGGTTGCATCTTGGTGTGCCGGCTTTGGCGTGATCGCCCCCGCATGTCCCGTGTCAGGGTTTTTCCATCGCACCGGTTGATTGGAAGCGCCGTTTTCAAGCGCATCCTGCTGACTATTCGCAGCCATCATTTGGTCCACTTGGTCTAAATTCTTGCCTATGGATTTACCCAGAAACGCACCACCGAGCACACCGGCGGCAACAGCCACCAATCGCCCATCGCCTTTGCCCACTTGCGCACCGGCCAAACCGCCCAACCCAGCACCGCCGAGCGTTCCGACCAATTCTTTTGATCCTGTGCTTTGGCAACCCGCTAGCATGATCAGACCAACAAAACCAACCGCCACCTTGCTTATTTTATGCATCGTATTTTTCTTTCATAACGCCATCGTCATGGATGGATCTCGTTGAAATAAAAAAGGGGGGAGCGACATAACCATCGGGGGAATAATTATGACTTCAGCCCCCCCCTCTCCCCCCCCGGCCTAATCTCAGAAGGCCTGTACTCAGGGGGAATCGAATGAACATCAACCGCTGGTCAGCGCTATTTCCACTGCGCGGTCTGCGGCATAAACAGCCTTAAAATTTCCTACGCTTGAGGACCGACCTGTACATACCCTCTTCATCTTTCCTCGCTTCGAGACCCTGTTTTGTAAGGGCGAAGTTCCCTCACCAGTCACGAAACACCATAACCACACATGCCACAACGGCATTTAGTTAGTTATTAATTGCTAACTTATTGCCGCCAATCTTATTTGTAAAGCCCCAATTATCACCCCAAGCGAACACCATATGCCGAGAGCCCGGGACTTGGTAATCAGCCTCTTCTATCACCGCCCTGAACAGCCGCGTCACGTAATATCCATTTGAGGCTTAGCGTCGAACATGATAAAGATGCATTTAATATACCTCTTTTAAGGAACCCCCATGTCTGAATCACGCCGCACAGAAATCAGAAATCAAATAGTTGCCGGCACCGGCATCGACGAAGCGATGATCGAGCACCTTGTGCATACTTTCTATGCCCGCATCCAGGGTGACGAGGTGCTCGGCCCCATCTTTGCTGCACACATCACCGACTGGGGGCCTCATTTGCGAACCATGTGCGACTTCTGGTCATCCGTCACATTGATGACTGGGCGCTTTCATGGCAACCCTATGGGCAAACATGCGAATCTGCCTGTCGATGCTCGCCACTTTGACCGTTGGTTGGAGCTGTTCGAAAATACTGCACGAACCGTTTGCCCTCCCACTGCCGCCAACCACTTCATAGAACGCGCTCGCCGCATCGCAGAAAGCCTGGAGCTCGGCATCGCCGTTGGACACGGGCATATTTTGGCCAAAGGCCAACGTTTCATCAAAGATGATCTCAGTGTTTGACCCACCACCGAAGAGGTGATCAATGAGCAACCACCACAATGATGATGCACCCACGTCTTATGCATCCCCACCGTGCTTCATGCACGAACTTGATTCCAGGTATTCAGGGCTTCTCCGCCCATCAGACAGCCCTCAACACATGGGGGGCGTGTGTTGGTGTAAAGCAGATCGCGACAAGCCGATTTTACAAGACATACGATTGGGGGGCGAAGCAGGTATTTTCCTCCTACATGTTGAATAGGAAGGCACTCGGACAACGTCCTTACTCTTGCGTTTGGCGTCTCCAAAAGCGCCGCGACACGCGCGAGACTGGGAACCAGAACAAAGGCCACGACTTTTTGCCAAAGACGTTGTTGGTGGCGAACGCAACAAGCAAAAGCACAGCCACACCAAGCGCCACCGGAGACGCCACATATTGGAACCCGAGATCATGAATCCGATCTGTGCCAATCACCGCGATCAATGCGGACGCTCCCCCCGGCGGATGTAGACTGCGCGTGAGTTGCATACCACCGATGGCCAGAGACACCGCCAGCGCCATCGACACGCCGTTCGATACACCAACCGCTTTATATGCCGCGACTCCGATTGCGGCAGACAGCACATGTCCGACTAACACGTTATAGGGTTGTGCAAGGGGGCTGTTCGGCGCACCGAACAACAGCACCGCCGAGGCGCCGAACGCACCAATAATCAATGGAGCATCGTGCCCGATTACAATCAAACTTTCCAATTCTGCCAGAACGAAAATGGCGAGACCAGAGCTGACCACCGACCAAGCTATGGCGCTCAACGGGGGACGCGCCATCGGTACATGATGAGCCGGTTGATGATCTGGTTTTCGTTCCTGATTTTGCATTCATCGTTCCCCTGAACATTCAAAACCAATATGTGGAGGCCGTTTGTTTTCAATACCGCTCGAAACGCTCCCCTAGAAGTTCGATGGTGTTCGAGCAGAAGAATTCGAAGCTCATAGGCCTATTGAGTTGCACCAACCCAATAACATGCATATAATATGCATGTTATTGGGTATAATGATGCGCTTGTAAAGCATCTTTGCATGCGTATCGTTACTCCCGGTGACAACCATCGCACAGGCTGTTGGGTCACTAAGAACGTTCAACGGATGAAAGCAATACCCCAATGCGTCTGACCGCACACACGGATTACGCTCTTCGCGTACTTATCTATTTAGGGCTGCAGCCTGATCGCATGGCGACTATTCGGGAAATTTCCGAGCGTTATGAGTTATCGCGCGACCACATTATGAAAATCGCACAAAAGCTGAGCAACGCAGGCTTCATCGAAACAGTCCGCGGCAAGAATGGAGGCATTCGGTTGGGGCGCGAACCGGCAACGATTGTGGTCGGCGACATTATCCGAACCATGGAAGGCCGCATGGATTTGGTTGAATGCCATGGTCATGGCAAAAAAAACTGCTTGATT
This region of Magnetovibrio sp. genomic DNA includes:
- a CDS encoding efflux RND transporter periplasmic adaptor subunit, whose product is MQKFHGENSRLMRRVLWFLPPIAAGVAIAAYFILFAPEPGRTETVTPSIPVRIATAVSEYVRPIAIGWGNARAAETWASVSEVNGRIIYRHPDLETGRLIAAGTKVLEIDPADYELSIRQAAADLAVLTAEAGQLDIEEANTRSVLALEQARLKLSEKDLARTHKLVAQGTSPQVRGDEQERMTLQIRRTVAELQNTLALIPARREGIAAQVARTRAGLARSQRDLANTAIIAPFDLRVRTIETERFQYVNTGQRLVTGDSVDRAEVVAQVPFDAFLRLIGASHDGNKTGMVALREGPAAQFEAEVRLVSNPNQVWQGKVSRIEGALDPRARSVQVVVSVENPYAGASLPDRLPLVPNMYLEVKLTGMTLGPQVVVPEAAVHHGDTVYVRDVHGRLEIRPVTVAFRQQGRAVISNGLVQGEALVLDDLAPAIPGMSLAPLEARP
- a CDS encoding TetR/AcrR family transcriptional regulator, translated to MTTVRTRKSADERKAEIVDVAIRLAGDIGPDRITTERIAKEVGISQPGIFRHFPTKGDIWWAVAQRISAMMGKKVGASEKEETIPAGKLRKLVLGHLGFLEKTPAIHAILFSRELHSENEKLRAFFAALMASRQRHFAKLIEAEIASGRFRQTLDADDAAYLILALIQGLVMRWSLNARGFDLVAEGKRLLDLQLDSFK
- a CDS encoding RT0821/Lpp0805 family surface protein, whose product is MHKISKVAVGFVGLIMLAGCQSTGSKELVGTLGGAGLGGLAGAQVGKGDGRLVAVAAGVLGGAFLGKSIGKNLDQVDQMMAANSQQDALENGASNQPVRWKNPDTGHAGAITPKPAHQDATGQVCREFQQEITVGGKTEQAYGKACRQPDGQWKIVSS
- a CDS encoding group III truncated hemoglobin, with the protein product MSESRRTEIRNQIVAGTGIDEAMIEHLVHTFYARIQGDEVLGPIFAAHITDWGPHLRTMCDFWSSVTLMTGRFHGNPMGKHANLPVDARHFDRWLELFENTARTVCPPTAANHFIERARRIAESLELGIAVGHGHILAKGQRFIKDDLSV
- a CDS encoding HPP family protein, with the protein product MQNQERKPDHQPAHHVPMARPPLSAIAWSVVSSGLAIFVLAELESLIVIGHDAPLIIGAFGASAVLLFGAPNSPLAQPYNVLVGHVLSAAIGVAAYKAVGVSNGVSMALAVSLAIGGMQLTRSLHPPGGASALIAVIGTDRIHDLGFQYVASPVALGVAVLLLVAFATNNVFGKKSWPLFWFPVSRVSRRFWRRQTQE
- a CDS encoding Rrf2 family transcriptional regulator, producing the protein MRLTAHTDYALRVLIYLGLQPDRMATIREISERYELSRDHIMKIAQKLSNAGFIETVRGKNGGIRLGREPATIVVGDIIRTMEGRMDLVECHGHGKKNCLIAPVCLLQDVMHEALEAFLVVLDRYTLADLLHPSKELTKLVQLDVKYIKSA